Proteins from a genomic interval of Rhodothermales bacterium:
- a CDS encoding VanZ family protein, with translation MTSRAARIRAFIKQWAVPFAVVWTLATLAALFVPGDQLPSTGLLEFDKLAHFVLFAGFAGLWMVALGDTLPKAWLYVIVLGVTYGVLTELAQEFVPGGRTGDPLDALADALGILAGTGAFVLWRRFNPPSDGATFDS, from the coding sequence TTGACCTCGCGCGCAGCCCGGATCCGGGCGTTTATCAAACAGTGGGCGGTACCCTTCGCCGTCGTATGGACGCTGGCCACGCTGGCAGCCCTGTTCGTACCGGGCGACCAGTTGCCGTCGACGGGCCTGCTCGAGTTCGACAAGCTGGCCCATTTCGTATTGTTCGCGGGCTTCGCCGGGCTCTGGATGGTCGCTCTCGGAGACACGCTGCCCAAAGCGTGGCTGTACGTGATTGTTCTCGGGGTCACCTACGGGGTGCTGACGGAACTGGCGCAGGAATTCGTGCCCGGTGGCCGCACCGGAGACCCCCTGGATGCCCTGGCCGACGCCCTGGGCATTTTGGCCGGAACGGGCGCTTTTGTGCTCTGGAGGCGCTTCAATCCGCCGTCGGACGGAGCAACTTTCGACTCCTAG
- a CDS encoding energy transducer TonB, with protein sequence MALRKTEKADLKTRYPLFIEVGMILTLALLIVAFRLDLRADSDFNVNLAEQEVVQMEEIQQTQQIERPPPPPRPPVPVEVPNDEILDDDELELDVSLDLDAAVDLPPPPPPPADEPEPEPEIFVIVEQMPDLIGGLGELQSKIRYPEIAKKAGVEGRVIVQFVVNEQGMVENPVVVRGIGAGCDEEAIRAVQQARFTPGKQRGKPVKVKMSLPITFKLK encoded by the coding sequence ATGGCCCTTCGCAAGACCGAAAAGGCTGATCTGAAAACGCGGTATCCGCTTTTCATTGAGGTTGGAATGATCCTCACCCTGGCCCTGCTCATCGTGGCGTTCCGCCTCGATCTGCGCGCTGACAGCGACTTCAACGTCAACCTCGCCGAGCAGGAAGTGGTCCAGATGGAGGAAATCCAGCAGACCCAGCAGATCGAAAGACCACCTCCGCCGCCGCGCCCGCCCGTGCCGGTTGAGGTCCCGAACGATGAGATTCTTGACGACGACGAGCTTGAGCTTGACGTTTCCCTGGACCTCGACGCCGCAGTAGACCTTCCGCCTCCGCCGCCGCCTCCGGCAGACGAGCCCGAGCCCGAGCCCGAGATCTTTGTGATCGTGGAGCAGATGCCGGACCTAATCGGTGGACTGGGTGAGCTGCAGAGCAAGATCCGCTACCCCGAGATTGCCAAGAAAGCAGGTGTCGAAGGCCGTGTGATTGTGCAGTTCGTCGTCAATGAGCAGGGCATGGTCGAGAACCCGGTTGTGGTTCGCGGCATCGGTGCCGGCTGTGACGAAGAGGCCATCCGCGCCGTTCAGCAGGCCCGGTTCACGCCCGGCAAGCAGCGCGGCAAGCCGGTCAAGGTGAAAATGTCCCTCCCGATCACCTTCAAGCTGAAGTGA
- a CDS encoding rhodanese-like domain-containing protein, translating into MAGFTPGCGPNLEWSAVETMVRTSFPEVEQISTDSLAALLADSTRAVTLLDVRTAEEYAVSRIPGAIHVDPDAVELPAEATGLLVAYCSVGYRSSQLAERLETEARIVNLEGSIFRWANEGRPVEGSGGKVHTYDRTWGRLLKPELRAD; encoded by the coding sequence ATGGCCGGCTTCACGCCCGGTTGCGGACCGAACCTGGAGTGGTCCGCTGTCGAGACCATGGTGCGCACCTCCTTCCCCGAGGTCGAGCAGATCTCCACGGATTCGTTGGCCGCACTGCTCGCCGACTCGACTCGCGCGGTTACGCTGCTGGATGTGCGCACAGCCGAGGAATACGCGGTGAGCCGCATCCCCGGGGCAATTCATGTCGACCCCGACGCCGTGGAGCTGCCTGCGGAGGCCACCGGCCTGCTGGTTGCCTATTGCTCGGTAGGGTATCGGTCCTCGCAACTCGCCGAGCGCCTGGAGACTGAAGCCCGCATCGTCAATCTGGAAGGCTCCATCTTTCGCTGGGCCAATGAGGGGCGACCCGTCGAGGGGTCCGGCGGCAAGGTGCATACGTATGATCGCACCTGGGGTCGGCTGCTGAAGCCCGAGCTTCGGGCAGACTAG
- a CDS encoding amidohydrolase family protein, which produces MRIRSLLLLLLILALPGPVQAQVVIDAARAFDGEAMRHDVRLVIRDGRIAEIGPRSEIAVPREAERITLDDRHTLLPGLIEGHSHILLHPYSETSWNDQVLVESRAERVARAVVHVDRSLQAGFTTMRDLGSEGADYADVGVRTAINKGIIPGPDLLVAGRAIVATGSYGPRGFHPEVSVPLGAEPADAGDLVRVTRDQIGKGADFIKVYADYRWGPDGEARPTFSVDELRTIVETAASSGRQTVAHAATTEGMRRAIEAGVTTIEHGDGGTPEVFALMAREGVVWYPTLAAVESILSYRGWRKGMDPVPERIARKKVAFASALEAGTAIGMGGDVGVYHHGENALEMELMVEYGMQPLAVLHAATALNADRFDLSDRGRLNRGLRADLVAVRGDPSQDISAVRDVALVIQRGMMVRNELGDGE; this is translated from the coding sequence ATGCGCATTCGCTCCCTTCTGCTTCTGCTCCTGATTCTGGCGCTCCCGGGCCCTGTTCAGGCCCAGGTCGTGATCGATGCGGCCCGTGCTTTTGACGGTGAGGCCATGCGACACGACGTGCGACTCGTGATCCGGGATGGACGCATCGCGGAGATCGGGCCACGCAGCGAGATCGCCGTTCCCCGAGAGGCGGAGCGCATCACGTTGGACGACCGTCATACGCTGCTGCCCGGGCTCATCGAAGGACACTCCCACATCCTCCTGCACCCGTACAGCGAGACGTCCTGGAATGACCAGGTTCTCGTGGAGAGCCGGGCCGAGCGAGTCGCTCGCGCCGTCGTGCACGTGGATCGCTCCCTGCAGGCCGGGTTCACAACCATGCGCGACCTCGGCTCCGAGGGCGCTGACTACGCGGACGTCGGTGTACGCACGGCGATCAACAAAGGCATCATTCCTGGCCCGGATCTGCTGGTGGCCGGGCGCGCCATTGTAGCTACCGGCAGCTACGGCCCCAGAGGGTTCCACCCGGAGGTGAGCGTGCCGCTGGGTGCGGAGCCTGCGGACGCGGGCGATCTGGTGCGCGTGACCCGCGACCAGATTGGCAAGGGCGCCGACTTCATCAAGGTATACGCCGACTACCGGTGGGGCCCCGACGGGGAAGCGCGGCCGACGTTCAGCGTTGATGAGCTGCGAACGATCGTGGAAACGGCCGCCAGCAGCGGCAGGCAAACCGTAGCCCACGCGGCGACGACCGAGGGCATGCGCCGGGCCATCGAAGCGGGTGTTACCACCATCGAGCATGGGGACGGCGGCACGCCGGAGGTGTTTGCACTCATGGCGCGAGAGGGCGTGGTCTGGTATCCGACCCTGGCTGCCGTCGAATCCATTCTCTCCTACAGGGGCTGGCGCAAGGGCATGGACCCGGTGCCGGAGCGCATCGCCCGGAAGAAGGTCGCATTTGCCTCCGCCCTGGAGGCGGGCACAGCGATAGGCATGGGGGGCGATGTGGGGGTGTACCACCACGGCGAGAACGCGCTCGAAATGGAGCTGATGGTGGAGTACGGCATGCAACCTCTGGCGGTACTGCACGCCGCGACGGCGCTGAATGCAGACCGCTTTGACCTGTCGGATCGGGGGCGGCTGAACCGCGGGCTTCGCGCAGATCTGGTAGCTGTGCGGGGAGATCCATCGCAGGACATCTCCGCAGTGCGCGATGTGGCTCTGGTGATCCAGCGGGGGATGATGGTGCGCAACGAACTGGGGGACGGCGAATGA
- a CDS encoding cysteine desulfurase-like protein: MPLDPAAVRAAFPALSITDAGRPRVYLDNPGGTQVAQPVIDRTTDYLIRMNANGGGAFVTSVESDRMLDEAHAAVADLLGASSWREIVFGQNMTTLTFAMSRTLGQRFRPGDEIIVTRMDHDANISPWLLLARDLGLTVRWLPFDTGTFRYDMDTYAGLLSARTALVAINYASNALGTINPVRQMCAMAAEVGALSYVDAVQYVPHGVTDVQHLGCDFLVCSAYKFFGPHQGMLWGRQKHLESLPAYKVRPAEDTLPIRHETGTLSHEGIAGTLGTVEYLETLGSGSTRRERLVSAMQDIATHEHALCTRLIDGLLAMDGIRVFGITDAPADRVPTVILDPGMHARKAAEHLAAQGIFVWDGDYYAMEVIRELGYHDRGGLLRIGLAHYNTSDEVDLVLETLRNLVRDRVLA, translated from the coding sequence ATGCCTCTAGACCCTGCGGCCGTTCGCGCTGCGTTTCCGGCCCTCTCCATCACCGACGCAGGACGACCTCGGGTGTACCTGGACAACCCGGGCGGCACCCAGGTCGCGCAGCCCGTGATCGACCGAACCACGGACTATCTCATCCGCATGAATGCGAACGGCGGGGGTGCCTTCGTCACCAGCGTCGAGAGCGACCGCATGCTGGATGAGGCGCACGCTGCGGTGGCAGACCTGCTCGGAGCCTCCTCCTGGCGAGAGATCGTGTTCGGGCAAAACATGACGACGCTGACGTTTGCGATGTCCCGCACGCTCGGTCAGCGGTTCAGGCCGGGCGATGAGATCATCGTCACCCGAATGGATCACGACGCGAACATCTCGCCGTGGCTCCTGCTCGCAAGGGACCTCGGGCTGACGGTGCGATGGCTACCGTTCGACACCGGCACGTTTCGCTACGACATGGACACGTACGCGGGGCTCCTGTCGGCGCGCACGGCGCTAGTGGCCATCAACTATGCCTCGAACGCTCTCGGTACCATCAATCCCGTCAGGCAGATGTGCGCTATGGCGGCCGAGGTGGGGGCGCTGTCCTATGTGGACGCCGTTCAGTATGTGCCACATGGCGTTACGGACGTTCAGCACCTGGGATGCGACTTCCTTGTGTGCTCGGCCTACAAGTTTTTTGGACCCCATCAGGGCATGCTTTGGGGCCGGCAGAAGCATCTGGAGTCACTGCCTGCCTACAAGGTGCGCCCTGCGGAGGACACACTGCCGATCCGCCACGAGACCGGCACGCTATCGCATGAAGGCATCGCCGGCACCCTCGGTACGGTCGAATACCTCGAGACGCTCGGGTCAGGCTCCACGAGACGGGAACGCCTGGTCTCGGCAATGCAGGACATCGCGACCCATGAGCACGCCCTCTGCACGCGACTGATCGATGGGCTTCTGGCCATGGATGGAATCCGGGTGTTCGGGATCACCGACGCTCCGGCAGACCGCGTGCCGACCGTCATACTGGATCCGGGCATGCATGCCCGCAAGGCTGCCGAGCACCTCGCGGCGCAGGGCATTTTTGTGTGGGACGGGGACTATTACGCGATGGAGGTCATTCGCGAGTTGGGCTACCACGACAGGGGCGGTCTCCTGCGCATCGGCCTGGCCCATTACAACACCAGCGATGAGGTGGATCTGGTGCTCGAGACTCTGCGGAATCTGGTGCGAGATCGGGTTCTGGCATGA
- a CDS encoding DUF493 domain-containing protein, translating to MAEEEDSGNSSDQDWWDRFQKLLDDQNDWPSAYTFKFIVPSGSLDALKQVFGQVDLAVRESRKGNFLSVTAVMTMHSSDEVVAMYHAAGRVEGVISL from the coding sequence ATGGCAGAAGAGGAGGACAGCGGCAATTCGTCCGACCAGGACTGGTGGGACCGATTCCAGAAACTGCTGGATGACCAGAACGACTGGCCGTCGGCGTACACGTTCAAATTTATCGTGCCGTCCGGCAGTCTGGACGCACTGAAGCAGGTATTCGGTCAGGTCGACCTGGCGGTGCGTGAGTCACGGAAAGGCAACTTCCTGTCGGTGACCGCCGTGATGACCATGCACTCGAGCGATGAGGTGGTTGCCATGTACCACGCCGCGGGAAGAGTGGAGGGCGTGATCTCGCTGTGA
- the clpB gene encoding ATP-dependent chaperone ClpB, translating into MNLQKFTAKAQEVIQKAVELAQSRNHQGLEPAHLLHAFLHDEGGVVPSILEKLGANRDLLLNRTQQELEKLPVVTGSSVSGQYVGKEAKKVFDRALAEAELLKDDFVASEHVLIALSASADGIGEALKSQNVSKERILGVLKDVRGTQRVTDQHAESRYQALDRYTRDLNELARKGKIDPVIGRDDEIRRVLQILARRTKNNPVLVGEPGVGKTAIAEGLAIRIVQGDVPEGLKDRRILALDMGALIAGAKYRGEFEDRLKAVVKEVTEADGQIVLFIDEIHTLVGAGASEGAMDAANILKPALARGELRAIGATTLDEYRKYLEKDKALERRFQMVLVAEPSQEDTISILRGIKERYEVHHGVRITDGALVAAAQLSSRYITDRFLPDKAIDLIDEAASRLRIEIDSMPEELDQLERQIRQLEIEREAVKREKDEAKLSSIGEQLANLEEKRTALRARWQQEKELIQELRAAKEEIEEARLEAETLERKGEYGEVAEIRYGRIPELERAVEQTKERLLSIQSNGALLKEEIDAEDVASIVARWTGIPVSRMLESERAKLLRMEEELEGRVIGQPEAISAVSNAVRRGRAGLQEESRPIGSFIFLGTTGVGKTELAKALAEFLFNDEHALVRIDMSEYQERHAVSRLVGAPPGYVGYEEGGQLTEQVRRRPYAVVLLDEIEKAHPEVFNILLQVLDDGRLTDNQGRTVDFKNSIIIMTSNLGSEVIRERIDALDGDLSDAAEERLKDEVMTLLKARLRPEFLNRIDETVVFHPLNREAIGRIVDLQVEHVRGLAARSAEVELEVTDSARHWLGDKGFDPVFGARPLKRVIQREVTNKLAEELLSGWIQAGETIRIDLADDGSGLTFETLPHEEPAEA; encoded by the coding sequence ATGAATCTGCAGAAGTTTACGGCCAAGGCCCAGGAGGTCATCCAGAAGGCTGTCGAGCTTGCCCAGTCCCGCAATCACCAGGGCCTGGAGCCGGCGCACCTGCTGCACGCCTTTCTCCACGACGAGGGCGGCGTGGTGCCCTCCATCCTGGAAAAGTTGGGGGCCAACCGGGACCTGCTGCTAAACAGGACCCAGCAGGAGCTGGAAAAACTGCCCGTCGTGACAGGGTCGAGCGTCTCGGGGCAGTACGTGGGCAAGGAGGCCAAGAAGGTGTTCGACCGCGCACTGGCCGAGGCCGAGCTGCTCAAGGATGATTTTGTCGCCAGCGAGCATGTGCTCATCGCCCTTTCTGCTTCCGCTGACGGAATCGGCGAGGCGCTGAAGAGCCAGAATGTCTCCAAGGAGCGCATCCTCGGCGTGCTCAAGGACGTGCGCGGCACCCAGCGGGTAACCGATCAGCATGCAGAGAGCCGGTACCAGGCCCTCGACCGATACACAAGGGACCTCAACGAGCTTGCCCGAAAAGGCAAGATCGATCCGGTCATCGGCCGCGATGATGAGATTCGTCGTGTGCTTCAGATTCTCGCACGCCGCACCAAGAACAACCCGGTGCTGGTCGGCGAGCCCGGGGTTGGAAAAACCGCCATCGCCGAAGGGCTCGCCATCCGCATCGTGCAGGGAGACGTGCCCGAGGGTCTCAAGGACCGGCGCATCCTCGCGCTGGACATGGGCGCGCTGATCGCCGGCGCAAAGTACCGCGGCGAATTCGAGGACCGCCTCAAGGCCGTGGTCAAAGAGGTCACCGAGGCCGACGGCCAGATTGTGCTGTTCATTGACGAGATCCACACGCTCGTGGGTGCCGGAGCCTCCGAAGGTGCGATGGACGCCGCCAACATTCTCAAGCCTGCCCTGGCTCGAGGTGAACTGCGGGCCATCGGCGCAACGACGCTCGACGAGTACCGCAAGTACCTCGAGAAGGACAAGGCGCTGGAGCGACGCTTCCAGATGGTGCTTGTCGCCGAGCCCAGCCAGGAGGATACCATTTCGATCCTTCGGGGCATCAAGGAGCGCTACGAGGTGCACCATGGCGTTCGCATTACGGACGGCGCGCTGGTGGCAGCTGCCCAGCTGTCCAGCCGCTACATCACCGACCGGTTTCTGCCGGACAAGGCCATCGATCTGATCGATGAGGCCGCGTCACGGCTGCGCATCGAAATCGACTCCATGCCGGAGGAACTGGATCAGCTGGAACGCCAGATTCGCCAGCTCGAAATCGAGCGGGAAGCCGTCAAGCGCGAGAAAGATGAAGCCAAACTCTCCTCGATCGGGGAGCAGCTGGCCAACCTCGAAGAGAAACGCACGGCGCTGCGAGCCCGCTGGCAGCAGGAGAAGGAGCTCATTCAGGAGCTGCGCGCCGCCAAGGAGGAGATCGAAGAGGCGCGCCTGGAGGCGGAGACGCTGGAGCGCAAGGGCGAGTACGGCGAAGTCGCCGAAATCCGGTACGGCAGGATTCCCGAGCTGGAACGGGCCGTCGAACAGACCAAGGAGCGCCTGCTTTCTATCCAGTCGAACGGCGCGCTGCTCAAGGAAGAGATCGATGCCGAAGACGTAGCCTCGATTGTTGCCCGCTGGACCGGGATTCCGGTCTCCCGCATGCTTGAGAGCGAGCGGGCCAAGCTGCTGCGCATGGAAGAGGAACTGGAGGGTCGCGTGATCGGCCAGCCGGAAGCCATTTCAGCCGTCTCCAATGCCGTACGTCGTGGCCGCGCGGGGCTGCAGGAAGAGAGTCGCCCCATCGGCTCATTCATCTTCCTGGGCACCACCGGAGTCGGCAAGACCGAGCTGGCGAAGGCGCTCGCCGAATTCCTGTTCAACGACGAGCACGCCCTGGTGCGCATCGACATGAGCGAATATCAGGAGCGACACGCGGTGTCTCGCCTGGTTGGAGCGCCTCCCGGATACGTGGGCTATGAAGAGGGCGGCCAGCTGACCGAGCAGGTCCGACGCCGTCCCTACGCCGTGGTCCTGCTCGATGAAATCGAAAAGGCGCATCCCGAGGTCTTCAACATCCTGCTCCAGGTCCTGGACGATGGGCGCCTGACCGACAATCAGGGTCGCACGGTGGACTTCAAGAACAGCATCATCATCATGACGTCGAACCTCGGCTCAGAGGTGATCCGTGAGCGCATCGACGCCCTCGACGGAGACCTGTCTGATGCCGCCGAGGAACGCCTGAAGGATGAGGTGATGACGCTGCTGAAGGCACGGCTGCGGCCTGAATTCCTGAACCGCATCGACGAAACCGTGGTTTTCCACCCGCTGAACCGGGAGGCCATCGGCCGCATCGTGGACCTGCAGGTCGAGCACGTGCGCGGGCTGGCCGCGCGCAGTGCCGAGGTTGAGCTGGAGGTCACCGACAGTGCGCGCCACTGGCTTGGAGACAAGGGCTTCGACCCGGTATTTGGCGCGCGGCCGCTGAAGCGTGTCATTCAGCGGGAGGTAACCAACAAGCTCGCCGAGGAACTGCTGTCGGGGTGGATTCAGGCAGGAGAAACTATCCGCATCGATCTGGCGGACGACGGGTCCGGCCTCACGTTCGAGACGCTGCCACACGAAGAGCCCGCAGAAGCCTGA
- a CDS encoding serine/threonine protein kinase — MKRVSTEQWKRIDTIVDGALDLPEAERADFVARACGADEALRKEVMAMLGAGEVAGTFLENQQPELLGDMRSAVRKAAEPKDNLIGTHVGPYRLKRPIGRGGMGQVYLAVRDDESYTRYVAVKVIRRGMDTDEILNRFRQERRILASLAHPNIARLLDGGATEDGLSYFVMEYIEGEPIIEYCDARKMPVRERLKLFRKVCAAVQFAHQNLIVHRDLKPSNILVTPDGRPKLLDFGIAKVLNPNLAGYTVPMTQADMRVMTPEYASPEQMRGGAVTTASDVYQLGILLYELLTGSRPHDTSGRTRKEIEDIILTKDPERPSTAISQVSPETVKKRTHRDDVNALRKTLSGDLDRIVLMALRKEPDRRYPSVDLLQEDVRRFLEGLPVSAQADTLGYRASKFVQRHKVGVAASAALIALMIAVTVLAVRFALVTGEQAERIAMAATKTEQVSRFLVGTFQWADPDLSGGRDVTVNELVDRAVAQVDQELAGQPEVHSHMLMELGIAYREMGNLEAAGGLLERSLAMRRADPDTPPMDLAASLFHLGIQRDWRGDWQEAKDLHEEALAIRLEEEGPGGVEVARSYNALTAPYTHAGRAEEMVPLLEQALATVRQTEGVRNFEYGEFLSSLAYIKHELGLIQDSSDLLAEAEQAYRESLDIFLDVLGQEHPNVGSMYTNIGAFMQDTGQYAEAEQLHRMGFQVKQKVYGDRHTLVGNSVSHIARALYAQGRTEEAESLFREALARHLDTLGPDHPYVGRDRAILANLLIDTGETVEAERQLIQAMEVYRKGLPPTHGWITQAREALERLYAETGQEARSGLY; from the coding sequence GTGAAGCGGGTGTCGACAGAGCAGTGGAAGCGCATCGATACGATTGTTGACGGCGCACTGGACCTTCCTGAAGCGGAGCGGGCCGATTTTGTGGCGCGTGCATGCGGGGCTGACGAGGCGCTGCGAAAGGAGGTCATGGCCATGCTTGGTGCGGGCGAGGTAGCTGGCACTTTCCTCGAGAACCAGCAGCCTGAACTGCTGGGTGACATGCGCTCTGCCGTGCGCAAGGCCGCCGAGCCCAAGGACAACCTGATCGGCACACATGTCGGGCCCTACAGGCTCAAACGACCGATCGGTCGGGGCGGCATGGGCCAGGTGTACCTCGCCGTGCGTGACGATGAGTCCTACACCCGGTACGTGGCTGTCAAGGTGATCCGTCGTGGCATGGACACGGACGAGATCCTCAACCGGTTTCGGCAGGAGCGTCGCATCCTTGCCAGTTTGGCGCATCCCAACATCGCCCGACTGCTGGATGGTGGTGCCACCGAAGACGGCCTCTCATACTTCGTCATGGAGTACATCGAGGGAGAGCCGATCATCGAGTACTGCGATGCGCGCAAGATGCCGGTGCGCGAGCGACTCAAGCTGTTCCGCAAGGTGTGCGCGGCGGTTCAGTTTGCGCATCAGAATCTGATCGTACACCGTGACCTCAAGCCCTCGAATATTCTGGTCACGCCGGACGGGCGGCCGAAGCTGCTCGACTTCGGCATCGCCAAGGTGCTGAATCCGAATCTGGCCGGGTACACGGTTCCGATGACCCAGGCCGACATGCGGGTGATGACGCCCGAATACGCTTCACCGGAGCAGATGCGGGGCGGTGCGGTCACGACGGCGAGTGACGTCTACCAACTCGGCATTCTGCTCTACGAGTTGCTTACCGGGTCGCGCCCGCACGATACGAGCGGTCGCACGCGGAAGGAGATCGAGGACATCATCCTGACCAAGGATCCGGAGCGCCCGAGTACTGCCATCAGTCAGGTGTCTCCGGAGACTGTCAAGAAGCGCACTCACCGGGACGACGTCAACGCGCTGCGGAAGACGCTGTCGGGAGACCTGGACCGCATCGTGCTCATGGCGCTGCGGAAGGAGCCGGACCGCCGCTACCCGTCGGTAGACCTGCTGCAGGAAGATGTGCGCCGCTTTCTGGAGGGTCTACCCGTGTCGGCACAGGCAGATACGCTCGGGTACCGGGCCTCCAAATTCGTCCAGCGCCACAAGGTCGGGGTCGCCGCCTCCGCGGCGCTGATCGCGCTCATGATTGCGGTGACCGTGCTGGCTGTGCGCTTTGCGCTCGTCACGGGAGAGCAGGCAGAGCGCATTGCGATGGCCGCAACAAAGACCGAGCAGGTCAGTCGATTCCTGGTCGGCACCTTCCAGTGGGCCGACCCCGACCTGTCCGGCGGCCGGGACGTCACGGTCAACGAACTCGTCGACCGGGCCGTGGCGCAGGTGGATCAGGAGCTTGCAGGACAGCCGGAGGTGCACTCCCATATGCTCATGGAATTGGGCATCGCCTATCGCGAAATGGGCAACCTGGAGGCCGCGGGCGGACTGCTCGAACGTTCACTGGCCATGCGTCGCGCGGACCCCGACACACCGCCCATGGACCTGGCCGCCAGTCTCTTTCACCTCGGCATTCAGCGCGATTGGCGGGGCGACTGGCAGGAAGCCAAGGATTTGCATGAGGAGGCGCTGGCCATTCGCCTTGAAGAGGAAGGTCCTGGCGGGGTGGAGGTGGCCCGCTCCTACAACGCCCTCACCGCTCCGTACACCCACGCGGGCCGCGCCGAAGAAATGGTCCCCCTGCTGGAGCAAGCCCTTGCGACGGTCCGGCAGACGGAGGGGGTGCGAAACTTTGAGTACGGAGAGTTCCTCAGCAGTCTGGCGTATATCAAACACGAGCTGGGTCTGATCCAGGACTCAAGCGATCTGCTGGCCGAAGCGGAGCAGGCCTATCGGGAGTCGCTGGACATCTTCCTGGATGTTCTGGGCCAGGAGCACCCGAACGTGGGTTCGATGTACACAAACATTGGCGCGTTCATGCAGGATACCGGCCAGTATGCCGAGGCCGAGCAGCTGCATCGCATGGGCTTCCAGGTGAAGCAGAAGGTGTATGGTGATCGGCACACCCTGGTCGGGAATTCCGTCAGCCACATCGCCCGTGCGCTCTACGCCCAGGGCCGAACCGAGGAAGCCGAAAGTCTCTTCCGCGAGGCGCTGGCGCGCCACCTGGACACGCTTGGGCCGGATCACCCCTATGTGGGACGTGACCGGGCCATCCTGGCAAACCTGCTGATCGACACGGGTGAGACCGTCGAAGCCGAGCGTCAGCTCATCCAGGCGATGGAGGTCTATCGCAAGGGTCTTCCTCCGACACACGGATGGATCACGCAGGCGCGCGAGGCACTGGAACGGTTGTACGCCGAGACCGGACAGGAAGCGCGGAGCGGCCTGTACTAG
- a CDS encoding sigma-70 family RNA polymerase sigma factor: MQHRDGDEGASGQLFALVYDELHAMAHRQLRFRSPGETINTTGLVHEAYLKLFNHNEADWNDRVHFFAVTARAMRQILVDHARANRAQKRGGDAHRTELVSGVLYEDARSLDLLDLEDALTRLSQLNPRMAQIVEMRFYGGMSVEEIAVALDLSSRTVDRDWFKAKSFLYLALKGEEES; this comes from the coding sequence GTGCAGCACCGCGACGGCGACGAAGGCGCCTCCGGACAGTTATTTGCACTCGTCTACGACGAGCTGCATGCCATGGCGCACAGACAGCTACGCTTCCGGAGCCCCGGCGAGACCATCAATACGACTGGTCTCGTGCATGAGGCTTATCTGAAGCTGTTCAATCACAACGAGGCTGATTGGAATGATCGCGTGCACTTCTTTGCGGTCACGGCCCGGGCAATGCGTCAGATTCTGGTGGATCACGCCCGGGCAAATCGGGCGCAGAAACGAGGTGGCGACGCCCATCGCACCGAATTGGTGAGTGGCGTGCTCTACGAGGACGCCAGGTCCCTGGACCTGCTGGACCTGGAGGACGCCCTGACCCGACTTTCGCAGTTGAACCCGAGAATGGCGCAGATCGTGGAAATGCGCTTCTATGGCGGGATGTCGGTAGAGGAAATTGCGGTCGCCCTGGACCTGTCTTCCCGCACGGTGGACCGGGACTGGTTCAAGGCAAAGAGCTTCTTGTATCTGGCGCTAAAAGGAGAGGAGGAAAGCTGA